A genomic stretch from Georgenia muralis includes:
- the pucL gene encoding factor-independent urate hydroxylase — translation MTESTATPTIALGENQYGKAEVRLVRIDRDTERHRITDLSVTSQLRGEFTVAHTEGDNAPVVPTDTQKNTVFALARDGVGAPEAFALRLAEHFTSSFDWVTGGRWAVQQYTWDRIPSALTSHVTDGTHDHAFVRGGTETRTAVVQRDGDDVFVVAGLEDLAVLKSTGSEFHGFPKDRYTTLPETTDRILATSVTARWRYLGEVDYDAVFADVRRIMLETFADVHSLALQQTLYRMGERVLAEHGEIGEIRFSMPNLHHFLVDLEPFGLDNPGEVFYAADRPYGLIEAEVRRTDVAPEPRAWASVTGFC, via the coding sequence ATGACCGAGAGCACGGCGACGCCCACGATCGCGCTGGGCGAGAACCAGTACGGCAAGGCCGAGGTGCGGCTGGTGCGCATCGACCGCGACACCGAGCGGCACCGCATCACGGACCTGTCGGTCACGTCCCAGCTGCGCGGGGAGTTCACGGTCGCCCACACCGAGGGTGACAACGCCCCGGTCGTCCCGACCGACACCCAGAAGAACACCGTGTTCGCCCTCGCCCGCGACGGCGTGGGCGCGCCCGAGGCGTTCGCCCTGCGCCTGGCCGAGCACTTCACGTCGTCCTTCGACTGGGTGACCGGCGGGCGGTGGGCGGTCCAGCAGTACACCTGGGACCGCATCCCGAGCGCCCTGACGTCCCACGTCACCGACGGCACGCACGACCACGCCTTCGTCCGGGGCGGCACCGAGACCCGCACCGCCGTCGTCCAGCGCGACGGCGACGACGTCTTCGTCGTGGCGGGGCTGGAGGACCTGGCGGTGCTGAAGTCCACCGGGTCGGAGTTCCACGGGTTCCCGAAGGACCGTTACACGACGCTGCCCGAGACGACCGACCGGATCCTCGCGACGTCGGTGACGGCACGCTGGCGCTACCTCGGTGAGGTCGACTACGACGCGGTCTTCGCCGACGTCCGCCGGATCATGCTCGAGACCTTCGCCGACGTCCACTCCCTCGCCCTCCAGCAGACGCTGTACCGGATGGGCGAGCGGGTGCTGGCCGAGCACGGCGAGATCGGGGAGATCCGCTTCTCCATGCCGAACCTCCACCACTTCCTCGTGGACCTGGAGCCCTTCGGCCTGGACAACCCCGGCGAGGTCTTCTACGCGGCGGACCGGCCGTACGGGCTCATCGAGGCCGAGGTGCGCCGCACCGACGTCGCCCCGGAGCCGCGCGCCTGGGCGAGCGTGACCGGCTTCTGCTGA
- the uraH gene encoding hydroxyisourate hydrolase: MTSHVTTHVLDAVAGVPAAGVAVSLARHDGAGTTEVAAAVTDADGRCHELGPARLEPGTYRLVLATGRYFAARGTETFYPQVTVDFRVEEGRDHYHVPLLLSPFAYTTYRGS, encoded by the coding sequence GTGACCTCGCACGTCACGACCCACGTCCTCGACGCCGTCGCCGGCGTGCCCGCTGCGGGCGTCGCGGTGTCCCTGGCCCGTCACGACGGCGCCGGCACCACCGAGGTGGCCGCCGCCGTGACCGACGCCGACGGGCGCTGCCACGAGCTCGGGCCCGCCCGGCTGGAGCCGGGGACCTACCGTCTGGTCCTGGCCACGGGGCGGTACTTCGCCGCCCGGGGTACCGAGACCTTCTACCCGCAGGTCACCGTCGACTTCCGGGTCGAGGAGGGGCGGGACCACTACCACGTCCCGCTCCTGCTGAGCCCGTTCGCGTACACCACCTACCGCGGCAGCTGA
- the uraD gene encoding 2-oxo-4-hydroxy-4-carboxy-5-ureidoimidazoline decarboxylase has product MVDLPDGLARFNGASPEDALATAMSCAAVPRWARDVAAGRPYPDVAAALERARGSAVPFTDDEVGAALARHPRIGQRPTTVGRDAEHSRREQAGVGVDPESARRLEEGNRRYEDRFGHVFLIRAAGRDAAEILAALEERLGNDPATERRVAAEQLREIAVLRLEGELS; this is encoded by the coding sequence ATGGTCGACCTGCCCGACGGTCTCGCGCGGTTCAACGGCGCCTCGCCGGAGGACGCGCTCGCCACCGCGATGAGCTGTGCGGCGGTGCCCCGGTGGGCGCGGGACGTGGCTGCGGGGCGACCGTACCCCGACGTCGCCGCCGCCCTCGAGCGCGCACGCGGATCGGCGGTGCCGTTCACCGACGACGAGGTCGGCGCCGCCCTGGCCCGGCACCCGCGCATCGGGCAGCGCCCGACCACGGTCGGGCGCGACGCGGAGCACTCCCGGCGCGAGCAGGCCGGCGTCGGCGTGGACCCGGAGAGCGCGCGGCGGCTCGAGGAGGGCAACCGGAGGTACGAGGACCGGTTCGGCCACGTCTTCCTCATCCGGGCGGCCGGCCGGGACGCCGCGGAGATCCTCGCGGCGCTCGAGGAGCGCCTGGGCAACGACCCTGCCACGGAGCGTCGGGTGGCCGCCGAGCAGCTGCGCGAGATCGCCGTCCTCAGGCTCGAGGGAGAGCTGTCGTGA
- a CDS encoding DoxX family protein: MATATPNRTAAGTTMFQEEIVTSSAVRKTLAVGRIIIGWTFLWAFVDKLFGLGFATPSERAWINGGSPAQGYMSGIEGPFAGLFQVFANPVGDFLFMFGLAGIGIAMVVGAGLKIAAVGGSLLLFFMYLSQFPAALGGTNPITTSHWLEAAALVISAVTLSGDTWGLGKWWAGKVGNGWLR; encoded by the coding sequence ATGGCAACTGCAACCCCGAACCGTACCGCCGCAGGGACGACGATGTTCCAGGAGGAGATCGTCACCTCCTCGGCCGTCCGCAAGACCCTCGCCGTCGGCCGCATCATCATCGGCTGGACCTTCCTCTGGGCCTTCGTCGACAAGCTGTTCGGCCTGGGCTTCGCGACACCGTCCGAGCGCGCCTGGATCAACGGCGGCAGCCCCGCCCAGGGGTACATGTCGGGCATCGAGGGCCCGTTCGCCGGCCTCTTCCAGGTCTTCGCCAACCCGGTCGGCGACTTCCTCTTCATGTTCGGCCTCGCCGGGATCGGCATCGCGATGGTCGTCGGCGCAGGTCTGAAGATCGCTGCGGTCGGCGGCTCACTCCTGCTGTTCTTCATGTACCTGTCCCAGTTCCCCGCCGCTCTCGGCGGCACCAACCCGATCACCACATCCCACTGGCTCGAGGCTGCGGCTCTGGTCATCTCCGCGGTCACGCTCTCCGGTGACACCTGGGGCCTGGGCAAGTGGTGGGCCGGCAAGGTCGGCAACGGCTGGCTCCGCTGA
- the gatB gene encoding Asp-tRNA(Asn)/Glu-tRNA(Gln) amidotransferase subunit GatB, translating to MSAALVDLDEALDRYDPVLGIEVHVELGTASKMFDGAPQTFGAEPNTAVTPVSLGLPGALPVVNGKAVEYAVRIGLALNCRIAETCRFARKNYFYPDVPKNFQTSQYDEPIAADGHLDVELEDGTVFRVEIERAHMEEDAGKNTHVGGSTGRIHGAEYSLVDYNRAGIPLVEIVTRPIEGAGRRAPEVARAYVATLRDIFRALGVSEARMERGNVRADVNVSLRPSPDAPLGTRTETKNVNSFRSVERAVRHEISRQAAVLDAGQSVVQETRHWHEDSGTTSPGRVKSDAEDYRYFPEPDLVPLAPPREWVEEIRASLPEMPAVRRRRLQAEWGFTDAEMRDLVNAGAGDLVEATVTAGASPAAARKWWMGELSRTAKNDGVTLEELAVTPGQVAALAALVEAGRINDKLARQVLEGVLAGEGSPEDVVVARGLEVVSDDGALEAAVDEAIAANPDVVQKIRGGKVQAAGAIVGAVMKSTRGQADAGRVREILMARIG from the coding sequence ATGAGCGCGGCGCTGGTGGACCTCGACGAGGCACTCGACCGCTACGACCCGGTGCTGGGGATCGAGGTCCACGTCGAGCTCGGCACGGCCTCGAAGATGTTCGACGGCGCCCCGCAGACCTTCGGCGCGGAGCCGAACACCGCCGTCACCCCGGTCTCGCTCGGCCTGCCGGGCGCCCTGCCGGTCGTCAACGGCAAGGCGGTGGAGTACGCGGTACGTATCGGTCTGGCCCTGAACTGCCGGATCGCCGAGACGTGCCGCTTCGCCCGGAAGAACTACTTCTACCCCGACGTGCCGAAGAACTTCCAGACCTCCCAGTACGACGAGCCCATCGCCGCCGACGGTCACCTCGACGTCGAGCTCGAGGACGGCACGGTCTTCCGGGTGGAGATCGAGCGCGCCCACATGGAGGAGGACGCCGGGAAGAACACCCACGTCGGCGGGTCCACCGGACGCATCCACGGGGCGGAGTACTCCCTCGTGGACTACAACCGTGCGGGCATCCCCCTGGTGGAGATCGTCACCCGGCCGATCGAGGGGGCCGGCCGGCGTGCGCCGGAGGTGGCCCGGGCCTACGTCGCCACGCTGCGCGACATCTTCCGCGCCCTGGGCGTCTCGGAGGCGCGCATGGAGCGCGGCAACGTCCGGGCCGACGTCAACGTCTCCCTGCGCCCGAGCCCGGACGCCCCGCTCGGCACCCGGACGGAGACCAAGAACGTCAACTCCTTCCGCTCCGTCGAGCGCGCCGTGCGCCACGAGATCTCGCGCCAGGCCGCCGTGCTCGACGCCGGGCAGAGCGTGGTCCAGGAGACCCGGCACTGGCACGAGGACTCGGGCACCACCTCACCCGGCAGGGTCAAGTCCGATGCCGAGGACTACCGGTACTTCCCCGAGCCGGACCTCGTGCCGCTGGCCCCGCCCCGGGAGTGGGTCGAGGAGATCCGGGCCTCGCTGCCCGAGATGCCCGCCGTGCGCCGTCGGCGCCTCCAGGCGGAGTGGGGCTTCACCGACGCGGAGATGCGCGACCTCGTCAACGCCGGCGCCGGGGACCTCGTCGAGGCCACCGTGACCGCGGGGGCGAGCCCGGCTGCGGCCCGCAAGTGGTGGATGGGCGAGCTGTCCCGCACCGCCAAGAACGACGGGGTCACCCTCGAGGAGCTGGCCGTCACCCCGGGCCAGGTCGCCGCGCTGGCCGCCCTGGTCGAGGCCGGCCGCATCAACGACAAGCTCGCGCGGCAGGTCCTCGAGGGCGTCCTCGCCGGTGAGGGTTCGCCGGAGGATGTCGTCGTGGCCCGCGGGCTCGAGGTCGTCTCCGACGACGGCGCGCTCGAGGCGGCCGTGGACGAGGCCATCGCCGCCAACCCCGACGTCGTGCAGAAGATCCGCGGCGGCAAGGTCCAGGCCGCGGGCGCGATCGTCGGCGCCGTCATGAAGAGCACCCGCGGCCAGGCCGACGCCGGCCGGGTCCGCGAGATCCTCATGGCGCGCATCGGCTGA
- the gatA gene encoding Asp-tRNA(Asn)/Glu-tRNA(Gln) amidotransferase subunit GatA, with protein sequence MSADLTRRTAAELAALLRDGDVSSVEVTRAHLDRTAAVDGAVHAFLHVNTDEALATAADVDARRAAGEELHALAGVPIAVKDIVVTQGQVTTAGSKILQGWVPPYDATVVTRLRAAGMPILGKTNLDEFAMGSSTEHSAYGNTHNPWDLDRIPGGSGGGSAAAVAAYEAPLAIGTDTGGSIRQPAAVTGTVGVKPTYGSVSRYGLIALASSLDQAGPVSRTVLDSALLHEVIGGHDPLDSTSLPGQARGYADAARDGDLAGVRVGIVRELGGEGYQEGVRARFEEAVALLEQAGAEVVEVSCPSFDYALAAYYLILPAECSSNLAKFDGMRFGLRVEPADGPATAERVMAATRGAGFGDEVKRRVILGTHALSAGYFDAYYGSAQKVRTLIQRDFAAAFDQADVLVSPTTPTTAFRLGEKLDDPLAMYLNDVATIPANLAGIPGMSLPAGLSDDGLPVGFQILAPAREDARLYRVGGALERLLEERWGGPILGRAPELEVAR encoded by the coding sequence ATGAGCGCCGACCTCACGCGCCGGACGGCGGCCGAGCTGGCCGCCCTCCTGCGTGACGGCGACGTCTCCAGCGTCGAGGTCACGCGCGCCCACCTGGACCGCACGGCCGCCGTCGACGGCGCCGTCCACGCCTTCCTCCACGTCAACACCGACGAGGCGCTGGCCACGGCCGCGGACGTCGATGCCCGTCGCGCCGCCGGGGAGGAGCTGCACGCCCTCGCGGGTGTGCCGATCGCGGTCAAGGACATCGTCGTCACCCAGGGGCAGGTGACCACCGCCGGCTCGAAGATCCTCCAGGGCTGGGTCCCGCCCTACGACGCCACCGTCGTCACCCGCCTGCGCGCCGCCGGCATGCCGATCCTCGGCAAGACGAACCTCGACGAGTTCGCCATGGGCTCCTCGACGGAGCACTCCGCCTACGGCAACACGCACAACCCGTGGGACCTCGACCGGATCCCGGGCGGCTCCGGCGGCGGCTCCGCGGCCGCGGTCGCGGCCTACGAGGCGCCGCTGGCCATCGGCACCGACACGGGCGGGTCCATCCGTCAGCCGGCCGCGGTCACCGGCACGGTCGGGGTCAAGCCCACCTACGGCTCCGTCTCGCGCTACGGGCTCATCGCGCTGGCCTCCTCCCTGGACCAGGCCGGGCCCGTCTCGCGCACCGTGCTGGACTCGGCCCTGCTGCACGAGGTCATCGGCGGGCACGACCCGCTGGACTCGACCTCCCTGCCGGGCCAGGCGCGCGGCTACGCCGACGCCGCCCGCGACGGTGACCTCGCCGGCGTGCGCGTGGGCATCGTGCGCGAGCTCGGCGGGGAGGGCTACCAGGAGGGCGTGCGCGCCCGGTTCGAGGAGGCCGTCGCCCTGCTCGAGCAGGCCGGCGCGGAGGTCGTGGAGGTCTCCTGCCCGAGCTTCGACTACGCCCTGGCCGCCTACTACCTCATCCTGCCGGCCGAGTGCTCGTCGAACCTCGCCAAGTTCGACGGTATGCGCTTCGGGCTGCGGGTCGAGCCGGCCGACGGCCCGGCCACCGCCGAGCGCGTCATGGCCGCCACCCGCGGCGCCGGGTTCGGCGACGAGGTCAAGCGCCGCGTCATCCTCGGCACGCACGCGCTGTCCGCGGGCTACTTCGACGCCTACTACGGCTCCGCGCAGAAGGTGCGCACCCTCATCCAGCGCGACTTCGCGGCGGCGTTCGACCAGGCCGACGTCCTCGTCTCGCCGACCACGCCGACGACGGCGTTCCGGCTGGGGGAGAAGCTCGACGACCCGCTCGCCATGTATCTCAACGACGTCGCGACCATCCCGGCGAACCTTGCCGGGATCCCCGGCATGTCCCTGCCCGCCGGCCTGAGCGACGACGGCCTGCCCGTCGGGTTCCAGATCCTCGCCCCGGCGCGTGAGGACGCCCGGCTCTACCGGGTGGGGGGCGCGCTCGAGCGCCTGCTGGAGGAGAGGTGGGGCGGGCCGATCCTCGGCCGTGCCCCGGAGCTGGAGGTGGCCCGATGA
- the gatC gene encoding Asp-tRNA(Asn)/Glu-tRNA(Gln) amidotransferase subunit GatC, which translates to MSTISSDEVARVAALARIELTPEEVDRLAGELDVIATAVARVSEVATPEVPATSHPIPLTNVMREDVVVATLDRDAVMAAAPAAQDGMFAVPQILGEDA; encoded by the coding sequence ATGTCCACCATCTCTTCCGACGAGGTCGCGCGCGTCGCGGCCCTCGCCCGCATCGAGCTGACGCCCGAGGAGGTCGACCGCCTCGCCGGCGAGCTCGACGTCATCGCCACCGCGGTGGCCCGGGTCAGCGAGGTCGCCACGCCCGAGGTGCCCGCCACCTCCCACCCGATCCCGCTGACGAACGTCATGCGCGAGGACGTCGTGGTCGCCACCCTCGACCGCGACGCCGTCATGGCGGCGGCGCCCGCCGCGCAGGACGGGATGTTCGCCGTCCCGCAGATCCTCGGCGAGGACGCATGA
- a CDS encoding pilus assembly protein CpaE: MTTTTTTISTDLARRLRAAGVRWRPASGDRFLVDAPELAGEVFTLSEMTIEARRYATGTVLAFNGTTEWALDSVMIERTLWLPREDQLRELLGGTFRSLRREDLYVVTTVVPEGSREVEVEHRAPEAADAYALAVLDLVGRAAG, translated from the coding sequence ATGACCACCACCACGACGACGATCTCCACCGACCTGGCCCGGCGCCTGCGGGCGGCGGGCGTGCGCTGGCGGCCGGCGTCGGGGGACCGCTTCCTCGTCGACGCCCCCGAGCTCGCGGGGGAGGTCTTCACCCTCTCCGAGATGACGATCGAGGCGCGCCGGTACGCCACCGGCACGGTCCTGGCGTTCAACGGCACGACGGAGTGGGCCCTGGACTCGGTGATGATCGAGCGCACCCTCTGGCTGCCCCGGGAGGACCAGCTCCGCGAGCTCCTCGGCGGGACGTTCCGCTCGCTGCGGCGCGAGGACCTCTACGTCGTCACCACCGTGGTGCCGGAGGGCTCGCGGGAGGTCGAGGTCGAGCACCGGGCGCCCGAGGCGGCCGACGCCTACGCGCTCGCCGTCCTGGACCTCGTGGGCCGCGCCGCCGGCTGA
- a CDS encoding phospholipase D-like domain-containing protein gives MTLTQRLGHALLTRPHLTVRHVWRAARLYVAATAAAQTAAVVTVLAVDRVRKHREPPTGEFPHKEPAEVEVADSRVRTFTYGADLYEDMLASIHGARDTIYFETFIWKSDTVGQTFKDALVAAARRGVTVYVVYDSWGNLVVPPAFKRFPDLPGLHVLRFPLFRPGLVTFNLRKTGRDHRKVLVVDGRVGYVGGYNIGDLYATQWRDTHVRVEGPSAWELENAFVDFWNDHRRKHHPLIPDRGARSWDARIRAAQNSPNRLIFPVRGIYLEAMDRAQHRIYITQGYFIPDREILAGLVAAARRGVDVRVLIPEYSNHILADWAARTYYSRLLEAGVSIWLFQGAMVHAKTMTVDGRWTTVGTTNIDRMSMTGNFEINLELHDDDLAAEMERIFEVDMTNARRLTVEEWEARGRVSRVLERILKPLGPLL, from the coding sequence ATGACGCTCACCCAGCGCCTCGGCCACGCCCTGCTGACCCGGCCCCACCTGACCGTGCGCCACGTGTGGCGGGCGGCCCGCCTCTACGTCGCGGCCACCGCCGCCGCGCAGACGGCCGCGGTCGTGACGGTCCTGGCCGTGGACCGGGTACGCAAGCACCGCGAGCCGCCGACCGGGGAGTTCCCCCACAAGGAGCCGGCCGAGGTCGAGGTCGCGGACTCCCGCGTGCGCACGTTCACCTACGGCGCCGACCTCTACGAGGACATGCTGGCCTCGATCCACGGGGCCCGGGACACGATCTACTTCGAGACCTTCATCTGGAAGTCCGACACGGTCGGCCAGACCTTCAAGGACGCCCTCGTCGCGGCCGCCCGGCGCGGGGTGACCGTCTACGTCGTCTACGACAGCTGGGGCAACCTCGTCGTCCCCCCGGCCTTCAAGCGCTTCCCGGACCTGCCGGGGCTGCACGTGCTGCGCTTCCCCCTGTTCCGCCCGGGCCTGGTCACGTTCAACCTCCGCAAGACGGGCCGCGACCACCGCAAGGTCCTCGTCGTCGACGGCCGCGTCGGCTACGTGGGCGGGTACAACATCGGCGACCTCTACGCCACGCAGTGGCGCGACACCCACGTGCGGGTCGAGGGCCCGTCCGCGTGGGAGCTGGAGAACGCGTTCGTCGACTTCTGGAACGACCACCGCCGCAAGCACCACCCGCTCATCCCCGACCGGGGCGCCCGGTCCTGGGACGCCCGGATCCGTGCGGCGCAGAACTCCCCCAACCGGCTCATCTTCCCCGTCCGGGGGATCTACCTCGAGGCGATGGACCGGGCCCAGCACCGGATCTACATCACCCAGGGCTACTTCATCCCCGACCGGGAGATCCTCGCCGGTCTGGTGGCCGCCGCCCGCCGCGGGGTGGACGTGCGGGTGCTCATCCCGGAGTACTCCAACCACATCCTCGCCGACTGGGCCGCCCGGACCTACTACTCCCGCCTCCTGGAGGCGGGGGTGAGCATCTGGCTCTTCCAGGGAGCGATGGTCCACGCCAAGACGATGACGGTCGACGGGCGCTGGACCACGGTCGGGACGACGAACATCGACCGCATGTCGATGACCGGGAACTTCGAGATCAACCTCGAGCTCCACGACGACGACCTCGCCGCCGAGATGGAGCGGATCTTCGAGGTGGACATGACCAACGCGCGCCGGCTCACCGTCGAGGAGTGGGAGGCCCGCGGACGCGTCAGCCGGGTGCTCGAGCGGATCCTCAAGCCGCTGGGGCCGCTCCTGTGA
- a CDS encoding GNAT family N-acetyltransferase, which translates to MTRTARLAVDLVRPEEHARVGELCVDAYRAAAILAHDDGGYAATLRDVAHRAAETVVLVAREGSRVLGTVTLAPPGSGYADIAAGDELEVRMLAVDPAAQRRGVAEALLRGAAEWTREQGYPALVLSVLSVAGPGTPHRLYERVGYRRVPARDYIGAWDPAAVMWFYEQRV; encoded by the coding sequence GTGACCCGCACCGCGCGCCTGGCCGTCGACCTCGTCCGGCCCGAGGAGCACGCCCGCGTGGGCGAGCTGTGCGTGGACGCCTACCGGGCCGCGGCGATCCTGGCGCACGACGACGGCGGTTACGCGGCCACGCTGCGCGACGTGGCCCACCGCGCAGCCGAGACCGTGGTCCTCGTCGCGCGGGAGGGCAGCCGCGTCCTCGGCACCGTCACGCTGGCGCCGCCCGGCAGCGGCTACGCCGACATCGCCGCGGGGGACGAGCTCGAGGTGCGGATGCTCGCGGTCGACCCGGCCGCGCAGCGGCGCGGCGTCGCCGAGGCGCTCCTGCGCGGCGCGGCGGAGTGGACCCGCGAGCAGGGCTATCCCGCGCTGGTCCTCTCCGTGCTCTCCGTGGCCGGCCCGGGCACCCCGCACCGGCTCTACGAGCGGGTGGGGTACCGGCGCGTGCCGGCGCGCGACTACATCGGCGCGTGGGACCCGGCCGCGGTGATGTGGTTCTACGAGCAGCGGGTCTGA
- the ligA gene encoding NAD-dependent DNA ligase LigA, producing MSTVSDQSPDDDEVPAGVPAAAVPAAARAEARQRWQHLAEQVEAAQFAYYVRDAPTLSDAEYDRLLRDLEALEAEHPDLRVPESPTQRVGGTFSTDFATVEHRQQMMSLDDVFSLEELREWAARVHAEAGRSDVVMTCELKVDGLAVSLTYEDGRLVRGATRGDGRTGEDVTLNVRTVVGVPHQLAGGPHPASIEIRGEVYFPVEAFEALNASLVEAGRAPFANPRNSAAGSLRQKDPRVTASRRLAMVAHGIGAVDWGPVGAAAPATQSALYETLRSWGVPVSDRTRVVDSEAGVEEMIAYFGEHRHDVEHEIDGIVVKVDDFALQRRLGATSRAPRWAAAYKYPPEEVNTRLLDIRVHVGRTGRVTPYGVMEPVLVAGSTVAMATLHNANEVRRKGVLIGDTVVLRKAGDVIPEIVAPVVDLRDGSEREFVMPERCPSCGTPLAPAKEGDVDLRCPNARSCPAQLTERVAHIAGRGALDIEALGGEAALALTDPEAGREEAALALAVEAGHGPVPTPDDLAAADARLPGRQQPVLTTEAGLFDLTPDALSDVRVWREIKKAGVGTGRWEQRLFFWTAPTYKRDGTLARPSKPTATTERMVAELDKAKDKPLWRVLVALSIRHVGPTAARAVATEYGSLEAIRAATEDELAAVDGVGPVIAAALKAWFEEDWHLDIVQRWRAAGVRMADERDTTVERTLAGLTVVVTGSLEGFSRDSAKEAIIARGGKAAGSVSKKTDFVVVGENAGTKEDKARALGRPVLDEAGFVSLLQGGPAAVEGVVPQA from the coding sequence ATGTCCACCGTGAGCGACCAGAGCCCTGACGACGACGAGGTTCCCGCCGGCGTGCCTGCGGCCGCCGTGCCTGCGGCCGCCCGGGCCGAGGCGCGGCAGCGGTGGCAGCACCTCGCCGAGCAGGTCGAGGCCGCCCAGTTCGCGTACTACGTGCGGGACGCGCCCACCCTCTCCGACGCGGAGTACGACCGTCTCCTGCGCGACCTCGAGGCGCTCGAGGCCGAGCACCCGGACCTGAGGGTCCCCGAGTCGCCGACCCAGCGGGTCGGCGGGACGTTCTCCACCGACTTCGCCACCGTCGAGCACCGGCAGCAGATGATGAGCCTGGACGACGTCTTCTCGCTCGAGGAGCTGCGCGAGTGGGCGGCGCGGGTGCACGCCGAGGCCGGGCGCAGCGACGTCGTGATGACGTGCGAGCTCAAGGTCGACGGGCTGGCGGTGAGCCTGACCTACGAGGACGGCCGCCTGGTGCGGGGCGCGACCCGCGGGGACGGGCGCACCGGCGAGGACGTCACCCTCAACGTGCGCACCGTGGTGGGCGTCCCGCACCAGCTCGCCGGTGGGCCCCACCCGGCGAGCATCGAGATCCGCGGCGAGGTCTACTTCCCGGTGGAGGCGTTCGAGGCCCTCAACGCCTCGCTGGTGGAGGCGGGCAGGGCCCCGTTCGCCAACCCCCGCAACTCCGCGGCCGGCTCCCTGCGGCAGAAGGACCCGCGCGTCACCGCCTCGCGCCGCCTGGCGATGGTCGCCCACGGCATCGGCGCCGTCGACTGGGGACCGGTGGGTGCGGCCGCCCCGGCCACGCAGTCCGCGCTGTACGAGACGCTGCGCTCGTGGGGGGTGCCGGTCTCGGACCGCACGCGGGTCGTGGACAGCGAGGCCGGCGTCGAGGAGATGATCGCCTACTTCGGTGAGCACCGGCACGACGTCGAGCACGAGATCGACGGCATCGTCGTCAAGGTCGACGACTTCGCGCTGCAGCGCCGCCTGGGCGCCACGTCGCGGGCGCCCCGCTGGGCCGCGGCGTACAAGTACCCGCCGGAGGAGGTCAACACCCGGCTGCTGGACATCCGGGTGCACGTGGGCCGCACCGGCCGGGTGACGCCCTACGGCGTCATGGAGCCGGTGCTCGTGGCAGGCTCGACCGTGGCGATGGCCACCCTCCACAACGCCAACGAGGTGCGTCGCAAGGGCGTGCTCATCGGTGACACGGTGGTCCTGCGCAAGGCCGGTGACGTCATCCCCGAGATCGTCGCCCCCGTCGTCGACCTGCGCGACGGCAGCGAGCGGGAGTTCGTCATGCCCGAGCGGTGCCCCTCCTGCGGCACGCCGCTGGCTCCGGCGAAGGAAGGCGACGTCGACCTGCGCTGCCCCAACGCCCGCTCGTGCCCCGCCCAGCTCACCGAGCGGGTCGCCCACATCGCCGGGCGCGGGGCGCTGGACATCGAGGCGCTCGGCGGCGAGGCCGCGCTGGCCCTGACCGACCCCGAGGCGGGTCGCGAGGAGGCTGCCCTCGCGCTCGCCGTCGAGGCCGGGCACGGACCGGTGCCCACCCCCGACGACCTCGCCGCGGCGGACGCCCGCCTTCCCGGGCGTCAGCAGCCGGTCCTCACGACGGAGGCGGGGCTCTTCGACCTCACCCCCGACGCCCTCTCCGACGTGCGCGTGTGGCGCGAGATCAAGAAGGCGGGCGTCGGCACGGGCCGCTGGGAGCAGCGGCTGTTCTTCTGGACGGCACCGACCTACAAGCGCGACGGCACGCTGGCCCGCCCCTCGAAGCCGACGGCCACCACGGAACGGATGGTCGCCGAGCTCGACAAGGCCAAGGACAAGCCCCTGTGGCGGGTGCTCGTCGCGCTGTCCATCCGGCACGTCGGACCCACGGCCGCCCGGGCCGTCGCCACCGAGTACGGCTCGCTCGAGGCGATCCGCGCCGCGACCGAGGACGAGCTCGCCGCCGTCGACGGCGTCGGTCCCGTCATCGCCGCGGCCCTCAAGGCCTGGTTCGAGGAGGACTGGCACCTCGACATCGTCCAGCGGTGGCGCGCCGCCGGCGTGCGGATGGCGGACGAGCGCGACACCACGGTCGAGCGCACCCTGGCGGGGCTCACCGTCGTGGTGACCGGCTCGCTCGAGGGCTTCAGCCGCGACTCGGCGAAGGAGGCCATCATCGCCCGGGGCGGCAAGGCTGCCGGGTCGGTGTCGAAGAAGACCGACTTCGTCGTCGTGGGGGAGAACGCCGGGACCAAGGAGGACAAGGCGCGCGCCCTGGGGCGGCCCGTCCTCGACGAGGCGGGCTTCGTCAGCCTCCTGCAGGGCGGTCCGGCAGCGGTGGAGGGCGTCGTCCCGCAGGCCTGA